One segment of Anguilla anguilla isolate fAngAng1 chromosome 1, fAngAng1.pri, whole genome shotgun sequence DNA contains the following:
- the LOC118227370 gene encoding lamin-A-like — protein sequence METPGKKRVTSSGAASVSPTRITRLQEKEDLSNLNDRLAVYIDKVRSLEVENAGLRLRITESETEVSRELSGLKAAYEAELADARKTLDSVAKERARLQLELGKVREEFKELKTRNTRKESELEGALARLKDLEALLNSKDASLTTALGEKRNLEAEVRELKAQLAKLEGSLVDAKKQLQDEMLQRVDAENRIQTLKEELEFQKSIYSEELRETKRRHESRMVEIDSGRQQEFESKLAEALTELRAQHDQQLSIYKDEIEKTYNAKLENARQSADRNSHLVGAAHEELQQTRVRLETLSAQLSQLQKQLAARDAKVRELEEALSRERDAMRRRLEVKEREMSEMRQRMQQQLDEYQELLDVKLALDMEICAYRKLLEGEEERLRLSPSPPPTRVAVTRRSGSGTQSRTVHTHSAHSSSGKKRRVNDNDSETSSLAGGAVARTRIVQQASASGRVTVDEVDLEGKYVRLSNKADQDQPMGHWQVKRQVGSQEAIAYKFPPKFILKAGQAVTIWASGAGGTHNPPSDLVWKTQNSWGTGDQFQTTLVNANGEEMAMRKVTRTLFHDDDDDDDMATHSTGGDSEYNLRSRTVICGSCGQTSEKASSGVSSASRSSFRSSGGGLPEGMVPHSFLMGDNMPRQSGPRAENCAIM from the exons ATGGAGACCCCTGGCAAGAAACGAGTGACCAGCAGTGGGGCCGCGTCCGTTTCTCCAACCCGCATCACCCGTCTGCAGGAGAAGGAAGACCTGAGCAACCTCAACGACCGGCTGGCGGTCTACATTGACAAGGTCCGCTCGCTGGAGGTGGAGAACGCCGGACTCCGCCTCCGCATCACCGAGTCGGAGACCGAGGTCAGCCGCGAGCTGTCCGGCCTGAAGGCCGCCTACGAGGCGGAGCTGGCCGACGCCCGAAAGACCCTGGACTCCGTGGCCAAGGAGCGCGCTCGGCTGCAGCTGGAACTTGGCAAGGTGCGCGAGGAATTCAAGGAGCTGAAGACCAG GAACACCAGGAAAGAGTCTGAACTGGAGGGGGCATTAGCCCGGCTGAAGGATCTGGAGGCCCTTCTGAACTCTAAGGATGCCTCCCTGACCACCGCTCTGGGGGAGAAGCGCAACCTGGAGGCTGAAGTTCGTGAACTGAAGGCTCAGCTGGCGAAG CTGGAGGGCAGCCTGGTCGATGCCAAGAAGCAGCTGCAGGATGAGATGCTGCAGAGGGTGGACGCCGAGAACCGCATCCAGACCctgaaggaggagctggagttTCAGAAGAGCATCTACAGCGAG GAACTGAGGGAAACGAAACGGCGGCACGAGTCGCGCATGGTGGAGATCGACAGCGGGCGGCAGCAGGAGTTCGAGAGCAAGCTAGCCGAGGCACTCACCGAGCTGCGCGCCCAGCACGACCAGCAGCTCAGCATTTACAAGGACGAGATCGAGAAGACCTACAACGCCAAG CTGGAGAACGCGCGGCAGTCTGCCGACAGGAACAGCCACCTGGTGGGGGCGGCCCacgaggagctgcagcagacgCGGGTGCGCCTGGAGACGCTCTCTGCCCAACTGAGCCAGCTGCAGAAACAG CTGGCTGCGCGGGATGCCAAGGTGCgtgagctggaggaggcgctgTCGCGGGAACGGGACGCCATGCGGCGGCGGCTGgaggtgaaggagagggagatgagCGAGATGCGGCAGCgcatgcagcagcagctggacgAGTACCAGGAGCTGCTGGACGTCAAGCTGGCACTGGACATGGAGATCTGTGCCTACAGGAAgctgctggagggggaggaggagag GCTACGTCTgtcccccagcccaccccccactcGGGTCGCTGTGACTCGCAGATCGGGTTCGGGCACACAAAGCCGCACCGTCCACACCCACAGCGCCCACAGCTCCTCCGGCAAGAAACGCCGTGTCAATGACAATGACAGTGAGACCTCCAGTCTAGCAGGTGGCGCTGTTGCACGTACCCGAATCGTGCAGCAGGCTTCCGCTAGTGGCCGTGTCACTGTGGATGAGGTCGACCTGGAGGGGAAGTATGTGCGGCTCAGCAACAAAGCTGACCAG GACCAGCCAATGGGCCACTGGCAAGTGAAGAGGCAGGTTGGGTCACAGGAAGCCATAGCCTACAAGTTCCCCCCAAAATTCATCCTGAAGGCTGGACAGGCCGTTACG ATTTGGGCATCAGGGGCAGGGGGCACTCACAACCCCCCCTCTGACCTGGTGTGGAAGACCCAGAACTCCTGGGGCACTGGAGACCAGTTCCAGACCACCCTGGTAAATGCCAATGGAGAG gAAATGGCAATGAGGAAGGTCACGCGTACACTGTTtcatgatgatgacgatgatgatgacatG GCCACTCACAGCACCGGTGGAGACAGCGAGTACAACCTGCGCAGCCGCACGGTCATTTGCGGCTCCTGTGGCCAGACGTCCGAGAAGGCCAGCTCGGGGGTGTCGAGCGCCTCCCGCTCCTCCTTCCGCAGCAGCGGAGGAGGTCTCCCTGAGGGAATGGTCCCCCACTCCTTCCTGATGGGCGACAACATGCCCCGACAG aGTGGTCCCAGAGCGGAAAACTGCGCCATCATGTAG